One region of Hymenobacter sediminicola genomic DNA includes:
- a CDS encoding NADP-dependent malic enzyme, giving the protein MLKINKQDALDYHSQSPAGKIEVVPTKPVSTQLDLALAYSPGVAEPCLAIAANPDDVYKYTAKGNLVAVISNGTAVLGLGNIGPAASKPVMEGKGVLFKKFAGIDCFDIEIDATDPDEFIRIVKALEPTFGGINLEDIKAPECFRIETELREKMNIPLMHDDQHGTAIISSAALLNGLEVVGKSIKEIKLVVSGAGAAAISCLRLYLALGLKLENVVVFDKDGIIHAGRTDLAPLQMQFATSRSISTLAEAMEGADVFLGLSAANVLPAELLLKMADNPIVFALANPSPEIAYELAVATRPDLIMATGRSDHPNQVNNVLGFPYIFRGALDVRATEINEAMKLAAVRALSDLAKEPVPDMVNRAYGDNTLAFGRTYLIPKPLDPRLITTVSPAVAKAAMESGSARRNIEDWTAYEDELRGRLGVNQKLMNRITSAARANPKRVVFAEADNYKILKAAQILFDEGIAVPILLGNRKKLEGIAQANNLDLNGCQIIDILEEDAKREEYANLLYEKRRRRGITLYEGRRLLRERNYYGSMMLETGEADAFITGLTKDYGKSIVPSLQVIGVEEGVKRVASMYIIQHKKGPFFFADTTVNIDPTAEEMVDIIGLTAEAVRFFDAEPRVAVISYSNFGSNPGELPDKSRRATELAKKRYPDLILDGEMQANTALNPQLLREQYPFSELADKGGANTLIFPNVISGNIAYKVLQEIGGAEVIGPVLMGMRKPVHILQLGASVREIVNMASIAVVDAQQSQVSRGL; this is encoded by the coding sequence ATGCTCAAAATCAACAAACAAGACGCCCTCGACTACCACTCCCAGAGTCCTGCCGGCAAGATTGAGGTAGTGCCCACCAAGCCCGTCAGCACCCAGCTGGACCTGGCGCTGGCCTACTCGCCGGGCGTGGCCGAGCCCTGCCTGGCCATTGCTGCCAATCCCGACGACGTTTATAAATACACTGCCAAGGGCAACCTGGTGGCCGTTATCAGCAACGGTACGGCCGTGCTGGGCCTCGGCAACATCGGGCCGGCTGCCAGCAAGCCCGTCATGGAAGGCAAGGGCGTACTGTTCAAGAAATTCGCCGGCATCGACTGCTTCGACATCGAAATCGACGCCACCGACCCCGACGAGTTCATCCGCATCGTGAAGGCGCTGGAGCCCACGTTCGGCGGCATCAACCTCGAAGACATCAAGGCCCCGGAGTGCTTCCGCATCGAGACGGAGCTGCGCGAGAAGATGAACATCCCGCTCATGCACGACGACCAGCACGGCACGGCCATCATTTCGTCGGCGGCGCTGCTCAACGGGCTGGAAGTGGTGGGCAAAAGCATCAAGGAAATCAAGCTGGTGGTGAGCGGCGCGGGCGCGGCTGCCATCAGCTGCCTGCGCCTGTACCTGGCGCTGGGCCTCAAGCTCGAAAACGTGGTGGTGTTCGACAAGGATGGCATCATTCATGCCGGCCGCACCGACCTGGCGCCGCTGCAGATGCAGTTTGCCACCAGCCGGTCCATCAGCACGCTGGCCGAGGCTATGGAAGGTGCCGACGTGTTCCTGGGCCTTTCGGCGGCCAACGTGCTGCCCGCCGAGCTGCTGCTGAAAATGGCCGACAACCCCATTGTATTCGCGCTGGCCAACCCTTCGCCGGAAATTGCCTACGAACTGGCCGTGGCCACCCGCCCCGACCTGATTATGGCCACCGGCCGCTCCGACCACCCCAACCAGGTGAACAACGTACTCGGCTTCCCCTACATCTTCCGGGGCGCGCTGGACGTACGGGCCACCGAAATCAACGAGGCTATGAAGCTGGCCGCCGTGCGCGCCCTCTCCGACCTGGCCAAGGAGCCCGTGCCGGATATGGTAAACCGCGCCTACGGCGACAATACGCTGGCCTTTGGCCGGACCTACCTCATTCCCAAGCCCCTCGACCCGCGCCTGATTACGACGGTAAGTCCGGCTGTGGCCAAAGCCGCCATGGAAAGCGGCTCGGCCCGCCGCAACATCGAGGACTGGACTGCCTACGAGGACGAGCTGCGCGGCCGCCTCGGCGTGAACCAGAAGCTGATGAACCGCATCACGTCGGCGGCCCGCGCCAACCCCAAGCGGGTGGTCTTCGCCGAAGCCGACAACTACAAAATCCTCAAAGCAGCCCAGATTCTGTTCGACGAAGGCATTGCGGTGCCCATTCTGCTCGGCAACCGCAAAAAGCTGGAAGGCATTGCGCAGGCCAATAACCTCGACCTGAATGGCTGCCAGATTATTGATATTCTGGAAGAGGACGCCAAGCGCGAAGAGTACGCCAACCTGCTGTATGAAAAGCGCCGCCGCCGCGGCATCACGCTCTACGAAGGCCGCCGCCTGCTGCGCGAGCGGAACTACTACGGCTCGATGATGCTGGAAACCGGCGAGGCCGACGCCTTCATCACTGGTCTCACTAAAGACTATGGCAAGAGCATTGTGCCCTCGCTGCAGGTGATTGGGGTGGAGGAAGGCGTGAAGCGTGTGGCCTCTATGTACATCATTCAGCACAAGAAAGGCCCGTTCTTCTTCGCCGATACTACCGTCAACATCGACCCCACGGCCGAGGAAATGGTGGACATCATCGGCCTCACGGCCGAGGCTGTGCGCTTCTTCGACGCCGAGCCGCGGGTGGCCGTTATCAGCTACTCCAACTTCGGCTCCAACCCCGGCGAGCTGCCCGATAAGTCGCGCCGCGCTACGGAGTTGGCCAAAAAGCGCTACCCCGACCTGATTCTGGACGGCGAAATGCAGGCCAACACCGCCCTGAACCCGCAGCTACTGCGCGAACAGTACCCGTTTTCGGAACTGGCCGACAAAGGCGGCGCCAACACGCTCATTTTCCCGAATGTGATTAGCGGCAACATTGCCTACAAAGTGCTCCAGGAAATTGGGGGCGCCGAGGTAATCGGGCCAGTGCTGATGGGCATGCGCAAGCCGGTGCACATTCTGCAGCTGGGCGCCTCCGTCCGCGAAATCGTGAATATGGCTTCCATTGCCGTGGTCGACGCGCAGCAAAGCCAGGTGAGCCGCGGCCTGTAG
- a CDS encoding YdeI/OmpD-associated family protein yields the protein METSHTFQAQLEAGGPSFMPTQIVVVPPLMVEALGGKSAKRVTGTVNGHAVRLGLLPLPGGGRYLMLNKDLCRAIGIQLGQHLTVSLTPDPDPDHVDPPEELAEALEAWPEAAATFAGQTGAMRRAMAQHVASAKQPETRARRAVELAERLALGRHPFRKL from the coding sequence ATGGAAACCTCGCACACTTTTCAGGCGCAGCTGGAGGCCGGCGGCCCCAGCTTCATGCCTACCCAGATAGTAGTAGTGCCGCCGCTAATGGTGGAGGCGCTGGGCGGCAAAAGCGCGAAACGCGTGACAGGTACCGTAAACGGCCACGCCGTGCGGCTGGGGCTGCTGCCGCTGCCCGGTGGCGGGCGCTACCTCATGCTCAACAAAGACCTGTGCCGCGCCATCGGCATTCAGCTGGGCCAGCACCTCACCGTCAGCCTCACTCCCGACCCGGACCCCGACCACGTGGACCCGCCCGAAGAGCTAGCCGAAGCACTGGAAGCGTGGCCTGAGGCCGCTGCCACCTTTGCCGGGCAGACAGGGGCCATGCGGCGGGCCATGGCGCAGCACGTAGCCAGCGCCAAGCAACCCGAAACCCGCGCCCGCCGCGCCGTGGAGCTGGCCGAACGATTGGCGCTGGGCCGGCACCCGTTTCGAAAACTCTAA
- the ruvA gene encoding Holliday junction branch migration protein RuvA, with product MIAYIEGKLAYKDHAQAILDVAGVGYEVRISLTTFSKLPAEGEKAKLYTFQHIKEDAHTLYGFLDPNEKALFMQLISVSGIGPGTGIVMVSSMSVGEIRQAIVNEDVRAIQSIKGVGPKTAQRVILELRDKLRKDELLAKAGVDTVPLARTHNTNRSEALSALVTLGFARSAAEKNLDQIQQRHGNDLSVEELIKFALKSN from the coding sequence ATGATTGCCTACATCGAAGGAAAGCTTGCCTATAAAGACCACGCTCAAGCCATTCTGGATGTGGCAGGCGTCGGCTACGAAGTCCGTATTTCGCTCACCACGTTCAGCAAGCTGCCCGCTGAGGGTGAAAAAGCCAAGCTCTACACGTTTCAGCACATCAAGGAAGACGCACACACGCTCTACGGCTTCCTCGACCCCAATGAAAAGGCGCTGTTTATGCAGTTGATTTCGGTGTCGGGCATTGGCCCAGGCACAGGCATTGTGATGGTGAGCAGCATGAGTGTGGGTGAAATCCGCCAAGCCATTGTCAACGAGGACGTACGCGCCATTCAGAGCATTAAAGGCGTCGGCCCCAAAACAGCGCAGCGCGTAATTCTGGAGCTCCGCGACAAGCTCCGCAAAGACGAATTGCTGGCCAAAGCCGGCGTGGATACCGTGCCGCTGGCCCGCACGCACAATACCAACCGCTCCGAAGCGTTGTCGGCTTTGGTAACGCTGGGCTTCGCCCGCTCGGCAGCCGAGAAAAACCTGGATCAGATTCAGCAGCGCCACGGCAACGACCTGAGCGTGGAGGAATTGATTAAGTTTGCTCTTAAGTCAAATTAG
- a CDS encoding TonB-dependent receptor plug domain-containing protein produces the protein MKFPPIPALRYLTIGATTTSVIAISLAFRLPADPAEKLVERLLAFYAEAQPEVSYLHLNQAAYAAGETVWFKAYVADARYHRLDSLSRVLYVDVVSPSGRRVLLRRTLALRGGLAHGDLALPDTLAQGVYTVRAYTSWMRNAGEQLFFSRRLPVWQMASPATDEVGTPAGKTTSARRSSARPAAALRPDVQFFPEGGDYVAGLATVVGVKAMDATGTGLAVRGEILDEQNQVQASFSTPALGMSSFNFTPAPGRRYHARVVLPTGATADYPLPAALPDGFVMNTREAGNSLKVFIRHRAAAGTSAKPAGFRLLAHVRGTPVYMGQGQIQADETFSASLPKDKMPAGVLHLTLFDDQQQPRAERLAFVPDARPLRVTVRPDKSGYGPREAVTVDVEVRTADGAPAAAELSLAVTSEAGLPATATTDATIESQLLLTSELKGYVENPGYYFRNSTPETRLALDQLLLTQGWSRFVWRELLQDVSPVANYQFLPEQSLSLGGRLVRANQKPVPNGSVTLLQQPSRSVSTGQANAQGQFLFMGFSGQDSTKVVVQARTEKGSSNVLVQLNELWPLPAKPLPLPLLVPAAAPEVAAYTQRSRRQQVLEQQYRPDSSRSIQLRNVTVKGSRPAEPARDIRSIHSNPSAVLNLRDIPQANAYTDIFQLLQGRVAGVQVTRSGSSYNVLIRGITSLSGPSQPLFLLDGVPLSDADALMGISPSIVERIEVLKGPSAAIYGMRGGAGAIAVFTKTGNPDYDYSKEPAAGIVTRLLPAYYRAREFYAPRYEKAPAAARPDPRATTLYWLPRLAVSASGTARFTFYTADQGGTFRVSAEGIGAAGQPALGASALRVTPR, from the coding sequence GTGAAATTTCCGCCTATTCCTGCCTTGCGTTACCTGACTATAGGTGCCACCACTACTTCCGTTATTGCTATTAGTCTTGCTTTTCGGCTTCCCGCCGATCCGGCTGAAAAGCTGGTGGAGCGCCTGCTGGCGTTTTATGCCGAAGCCCAGCCTGAAGTCAGCTACCTGCACCTCAACCAAGCTGCCTATGCCGCCGGCGAAACCGTGTGGTTTAAAGCCTACGTGGCCGATGCCCGCTACCACCGGCTCGATTCGCTCAGCCGGGTGCTGTATGTAGATGTAGTAAGTCCTTCCGGACGCCGCGTACTGCTGCGCCGTACGCTGGCGCTGCGCGGTGGCCTGGCCCACGGCGACCTGGCCCTGCCCGATACGCTGGCCCAAGGCGTGTATACGGTGCGCGCTTATACCTCCTGGATGCGCAACGCCGGGGAGCAGCTGTTTTTCTCGCGCCGTCTTCCTGTATGGCAAATGGCTTCACCGGCTACTGATGAGGTGGGCACCCCGGCCGGCAAAACAACCTCCGCCCGCCGTAGTTCGGCACGGCCAGCCGCTGCCCTGCGCCCCGACGTGCAGTTTTTTCCGGAAGGCGGCGACTACGTGGCCGGTCTGGCTACGGTAGTAGGAGTGAAGGCCATGGATGCCACCGGCACTGGCTTAGCCGTGCGCGGCGAAATCCTAGATGAGCAGAACCAGGTGCAAGCCAGCTTCAGTACGCCCGCCCTGGGCATGAGTTCTTTCAACTTCACGCCGGCCCCTGGCCGCCGCTACCACGCCCGCGTCGTATTGCCAACCGGCGCCACCGCCGACTACCCGCTGCCGGCTGCCTTGCCGGATGGCTTTGTGATGAACACGCGGGAAGCCGGCAACTCGCTGAAAGTATTTATCCGGCACCGGGCGGCAGCCGGGACATCGGCAAAACCTGCCGGGTTTAGGCTGCTGGCGCATGTGCGTGGCACACCGGTGTATATGGGGCAGGGGCAGATTCAGGCCGACGAAACCTTCTCGGCTTCATTGCCCAAAGACAAGATGCCTGCCGGCGTGCTGCACCTCACGTTGTTCGATGACCAGCAGCAGCCTCGCGCCGAACGGCTGGCGTTTGTACCCGATGCCCGCCCGCTACGCGTAACCGTGCGCCCCGATAAGTCCGGCTACGGCCCGCGCGAAGCCGTGACCGTGGATGTGGAAGTGCGCACGGCCGACGGAGCGCCGGCCGCCGCCGAGTTGTCGCTGGCCGTAACCAGTGAGGCAGGCCTGCCAGCTACTGCTACCACCGATGCTACCATCGAGTCGCAACTGCTGCTGACCTCGGAGCTGAAAGGCTACGTCGAAAATCCTGGGTACTACTTCCGCAACTCCACACCCGAAACCCGATTGGCCCTCGACCAGCTGCTGCTGACGCAGGGCTGGAGCCGCTTTGTGTGGCGGGAGCTGCTGCAGGACGTTTCGCCCGTAGCCAACTACCAGTTTCTGCCTGAGCAGAGCCTTTCGCTGGGAGGCCGGCTGGTGCGCGCCAATCAGAAGCCCGTGCCCAACGGTAGCGTGACGCTGCTGCAACAACCAAGCAGAAGCGTAAGTACCGGCCAGGCGAATGCGCAGGGGCAATTCCTGTTTATGGGCTTCAGCGGCCAAGATTCAACGAAGGTGGTAGTGCAGGCCCGCACCGAGAAAGGCAGCAGCAACGTGCTGGTGCAGCTGAATGAGCTATGGCCGCTGCCAGCTAAACCGCTACCCCTGCCGCTACTGGTACCCGCAGCTGCTCCCGAAGTAGCGGCCTACACCCAGCGTAGCCGCCGCCAGCAGGTACTGGAGCAGCAATACCGCCCCGATTCGAGCCGGAGTATTCAGCTCCGCAACGTCACGGTGAAAGGAAGCCGACCAGCAGAGCCCGCGCGTGACATTCGCTCTATTCATAGCAACCCCAGCGCGGTACTGAATCTGCGCGACATTCCGCAGGCCAATGCCTACACTGATATTTTCCAGCTGCTGCAGGGCCGCGTAGCCGGCGTGCAAGTAACCCGCAGCGGCTCTTCTTACAACGTATTGATACGGGGTATTACCAGCCTGTCGGGACCCAGCCAGCCGCTGTTTCTGCTGGATGGCGTGCCGCTGTCGGATGCGGATGCGCTGATGGGAATTTCGCCCTCCATTGTGGAGCGTATTGAAGTGCTGAAAGGCCCCTCGGCTGCCATATACGGCATGCGGGGCGGCGCTGGGGCCATTGCCGTTTTCACCAAAACCGGCAACCCCGACTACGACTACAGCAAGGAGCCCGCTGCGGGCATCGTAACGCGCCTGCTGCCGGCCTACTACCGGGCCCGCGAGTTCTATGCCCCGCGCTACGAAAAAGCCCCGGCTGCTGCTCGCCCCGACCCGCGCGCTACCACGCTCTATTGGCTGCCGCGCCTGGCCGTTTCCGCGTCCGGCACGGCCCGCTTTACCTTCTACACTGCCGACCAGGGCGGCACCTTCCGCGTCAGCGCCGAAGGCATTGGGGCTGCCGGCCAGCCGGCGCTGGGCGCGTCGGCCCTGCGCGTCACGCCCCGCTAA